In Fundulus heteroclitus isolate FHET01 chromosome 18, MU-UCD_Fhet_4.1, whole genome shotgun sequence, a single genomic region encodes these proteins:
- the LOC105926764 gene encoding solute carrier family 25 member 36-A produces MSQRDTLVHLFAGGCGGTVGAILTCPLEVVKTRLQSSSITLYVSEVRLSTVNGASVARVSPPGPLHCLKLILEKEGPRSLFRGLGPNLVGVAPSRAIYFAAYSTAKEKLNGVLEADSTQVHMLSAGMAGFTAITATNPIWLIKTRLQLDARNRGERRMSAFECVRRVYRADGFRGFYRGMSASYAGISETVIHFVIYENIKRRLLEAKAPQNMDEEEDASKDASDFIGMMLAAATSKTCATSIAYPHEVIRTRLREEGTKYRSFFQTLTTVPREEGYRALYRGLTTHLVRQIPNTAIMMCTYELVVYLLNG; encoded by the exons ATGTGGGGGCACGGTGGGAGCCATACTGACGTGTCCGCTGGAAGTGGTGAAGACTCGTCTGCAGTCGTCCTCCATCACCCTCTATGTGTCTGAGGTCCGCCTAAGTACTGTCAATGGGGCCAGCGTGGCCCGCGTGTCTCCACCAGGCCCCCTGCACTGTCTAAA aTTGATTTTGGAGAAAGAGGGACCTCGATCTCTCTTCAGAGGCTTGGGGCCAAATTTAGTGGGCGTGGCACCTTCCAG AGCAATCTACTTTGCTGCCTACTCCACCGCCAAAGAGAAGCTGAACGGCGTGTTGGAAGCGGACTCCACGCAAGTGCACATGCTGTCGGCTGGAATGGCAG GTTTCACAGCCATCACAGCAacaaatccaatatggctgatAAAGACGCGCCTACAGTTGGATGCAAG GAACCGAGGAGAGCGGAGGATGAGCGCCTTCGAATGCGTCCGTCGGGTGTATCGAGCAGACGGCTTTCGAGGCTTCTACAGGGGGATGTCAGCATCTTACGCCGGCATCTCAGAGACTGTGATCCACTTTGTTATCTATGAAAACATTAAGCGCCGCCTCCTGGAGGCCAAGGCGCCACAGAACATGGACGAGGAAGAGGACGCATCGAAAGACGCCTCGGACTTTATTGGGATGATGCTCGCCGCCGCCACGTCCAAGACCTGCGCCACATCTATCGCTTATCCTCACG AGGTAATCCGCACCCGGCTACGAGAAGAGGGCACCAAGTATCGTTCCTTCTTCCAGACTCTAACCACAGTACCCAGAGAGGAGGGCTACCGCGCCCTGTACCGCGGCCTCACCACCCACCTGGTACGCCAGATCCCCAACACCGCCATCATGATGTGCACCTACGAGCTGGTGGTCTACCTCCTGAACGGTTAa